The Bos indicus x Bos taurus breed Angus x Brahman F1 hybrid chromosome 10, Bos_hybrid_MaternalHap_v2.0, whole genome shotgun sequence genome has a segment encoding these proteins:
- the LOC113899551 gene encoding uncharacterized protein LOC113899551, whose translation MPPTLRQLTSETSEEQGTDLPTEQMSQLYIRGTTPPDSLRRRNIPGRLTQVTRNAPIPTWGQIKTLCHQARGMTSLQGSPASPEKMFIAMLALLSCQVSASPIPAKYWAYLPDPPTFQVVTWNNEPIRVNADQPQLLGAFYTSYTKDKYPVNFNYTFRGLIDDLPVCFNFPSNPKSFITPTKEGCTGASTKIIITDSSKIDTQSLHHRVVWALVAHLPRILDPYVTLCFTPPPGYPKCYKVAPSDEVWKTTDGHTGYPTWTTCTYSSRIDYRIPGGGNYTIQDWSNPNPCEDPLIKKTFEGRFENWNRIPLPWTTQATRWHTNQFVPPMLSYTAKSKTYWQPEIWRALSATAVISLSRPDNDSTCSVLACLPSPYVFLFTNDSNKLNVRMNYSGGPNVVTCEQCMLSSCLTPQYNVCSFVVLQRPPYLMIPVTVTSHWYDNNGLAMLQQLQDLMRQWRFVGLLILGISALIAAITSVTMAAISLTQQVHTAQYVDAMSKNISLTLATQEAIDRKLEMRVDALEEAIMHIETELQALKVKMALTCHADYRWICETS comes from the coding sequence ATGCCGCCGACATTGAGACAACTGACTTCAGAGACCTCTGAGGAGCAAGGAACGGATCTGCCCACTGAACAGATGTCTCAGCTTTACATACGGGGCACTACTCCCCCTGATTCCCTGCGCCGCAGAAACATCCCAGGCCGCCTAACTCAGGTGACCCGGAATGCCCCCATACCcacttggggacaaataaaaacaCTCTGCCACCAGGCACGGGGAATGACTTCCTTGCAGGGATCTCCAGCTTCTCCTGAGAAAATGTTTATTGCCATGCTTGCTTTGCTTTCCTGCCAGGTAAGCGCCTCCCCTATTCCAGCTAAGTATTGGGCATATCTCCCAGATCCTCCAACTTTCCAGGTTGTTACCTGGAATAACGAACCTATACGGGTCAACGCAGACCAACCTCAGCTTTTGGGAGCATTCTATACTTCTTACACTAAAGATAAATATCCGGTTAATTTTAATTATACCTTCAGGGGATTAATAGACGATCTTCCTGTTTGCTTTAACTTCCCCAGTAATCCAAAGAGTTTTATTACACCCACTAAAGAAGGGTGCACTGGGGCCTctacaaaaataattataacagaTTCCTCAAAAATAGATACCCAGTCTTTACATCATCGAGTAGTTTGGGCATTAGTGGCCCACTTGCCCAGGATCCTTGACCCTTATGTGACCCTGTGTTTTACACCCCCTCCCGGTTATCCAAAGTGTTATAAGGTTGCTCCTTCAGATGAAGTGTGGAAGACCACAGATGGTCATACTGGGTATCCGACCTGGACAACTTGTACTTATAGTTCAAGGATTGATTATAGGATACCAGGCGGTGGGAATTATACTATTCAGGACTGGAGCAACCCGAATCCGTGTGAGGATCCATTGATCAAGAAAACATTTGAAGGCAGATTTGAGAATTGGAATAGGATCCCTCTTCCTTGGACTACACAAGCCACTAGATGGCATACTAACCAATTTGTTCCTCCTATGCTGTCTTATACAGCTAAAAGCAAAACCTATTGGCAACCTGAGATTTGGAGAGCCCTCTCTGCTACTGCCGTCATTTCTTTATCTCGCCCAGATAACGATTCCACTTGTTCTGTTTTAGCTTGTTTACCCTcgccttatgttttcctttttactaatgactccaaCAAACTTAATGTACgcatgaattattcaggtggacctaacgtggtaacttgtgaacaatgtatgctttcatccTGTTTGacccctcaatataatgtttgctcttttGTGGTGTTACAACGCCCACCCTATCTCATGATACCCGTGACCGTGACCTCCCACTGGTATGACAATAATGGTCTCGCCATGTTACAACAACTGCAAGATTTAATGAGACAATGGCGGTTTGTGGGTCTACTTATTTtgggaatatcagctttaatagcagcaattacttctgttactatggcagcaatatcattgactcaacaggtgcatactgcccaatatgttgatgccatgtctaaaaatatttctttaactctagcaacacaggaagctatagacaGAAAGTTGGAGATGAGGGTAGACGCCTTGGAAGAGGCAATTATGCACATTGAGACTGAATTACAGGCTTTAAAGGTGAAGATGGCTTTGACATGCCACGCTGATTACAGGTGGATATGCGAGACATcttga